Proteins from a single region of Primulina tabacum isolate GXHZ01 chromosome 5, ASM2559414v2, whole genome shotgun sequence:
- the LOC142544499 gene encoding uncharacterized protein LOC142544499, whose translation MNFLIWNVRGLRSSESQQRLHAHVKDKRVKILAILEPMIDLDVRFMTRRFGFSRVISNSSGHIWVFFAEDVTVECLFDHTQFLHFRVSATFLPTTVFCSFVYAKCDYIERRQLWNSLLQVKPAQGPWLVGGDFNVVRNSSECLGSSVPVFASGPSSFRFQSMWLRHHGFLQTVRLNWNLPCHLNGMPRLFVKLKRLKSHLKWWNKSVFGDLFAKLAEAEQAVRIAEADCEAAPSDLHWTSLSNCNADLARVTAMEADFWRQKAACRWLEDGEKNTKLFHNMVKKKRVANKIFRIWDNGSCITSPELIQQSGAAFFQNLLTGDPFVLSCPDFSDFPLVISDLENANIAAPPSLEEDVFDAVLDFFRGSPLPQGFTATTITLIPKVMGAQAWSDFRPISLCNVTNKIISKLLYSRLKEVAERLVSWNQSGFVPGRGPMVFSVGCLEALWLFRAVNINGSLTGFFGSTRGLRQGDPLSPLLFILGAEYLSRGLDRLYRQYPAIRYRSGCDLLLSHLAYADDIIIFANGGTREMNSLMDFLHHYENCSGQLVNAVKSVIILPPRCSGRTRSRLLRITGFGEGCFPIKYLGVPLFRGNRVCSLFDPLVQMVSKKLEGWELKTLSPGSRMTLLRSVLLSVPIYMFQVVQPPLAVMERLENVFNGFLWGSRSLDKKWHWARWSRACLPVSEGGLGFRRLKDIVDSFSIKLWFRFRQGSSLWAKFMMRKYCQLVHPAYVSSAGFISPTWRRLLKIRARAESGIRWRIGVGDVAFWDDIWCGDVPLSSQVLLRGDRGVRVSHFLSDGAWDFDLLCSVVPPSVAETITLIPIASGEPDSAIWVHSSDGVFSLKSAWELVRLRDQVSDIFTPCWGSWLRPTMSFFLWRFWHQWLPVDDVLQRRGFELASKCQCCEMPETFTHIFIDSPLARSVWHYFGAVFHVRIPLTSDFRLFLSAWKRHPGWTPRGHVKEFLPFIVLWFLWTARNDAKHRHLHISAETVKSQILSYLRLAHAASTVKPMHWRGVLQAARAMGIFVQLRRARKLTIVRWLRPPFGCFKLNVDGSSRGSPGDSTVGGVVRDSSGHVTLAHDVCILVCSEWVSALFLLVLSFGTFMVPGGRLLLVLLGRRISYCRGVCWMSWWIHGVLSKGSSASYDMFVRLLLHGIEISALLIQMLDILCSGGIAIYILLCDRHYWTLQDDSSGMRAFAWTLRSSRHYHFVFLSMRFIALLLFD comes from the exons atgaattttctcatatggaATGTCAGGGGGCTCCGGAGCTCGGAGTCTCAACAAAGGCTACATGCCCACGTTAAAGATAAGAGAGTCAAGATCTTGGCTATTTTGGAAcccatgattgatctggatGTTCGTTTTATGACTCGTCGTTTTGGTTTTTCTCGAGTTATATCGAACTCCTCGGGTCATATCTGGGTTTTCTTTGCTGAGGATGTCACGGTTGAGTGTCTTTTTGATCACACTCAATTCCTTCACTTCCGGGTTTCTGCTACTTTTTTGCCGACCACTGTCTTTTGTTCCTTTGTTTATGCTAAGTGTGACTACATTGAGCGCAGACAGCTTTGGAATTCTTTGCTTCAGGTTAAGCCTGCTCAGGGTCCTTGGCTTGTTGGTGGCGACTTTAATGTAGTCAGGAATTCGTCGGAGTGTTTGGGTTCTTCTG TCCCGGTCTTTGCTAGTGGGCCGAGTTCTTTTCGCTTTCAGAGCATGTGGCTcaggcaccatggttttttgcagacggtgaggcttaattggaatttaCCGTGTCATTTGAACGGTATGCCCCGTCTTTTTGTGAAGTTGAAGCGCCTCAAAAGCCATCTGAAGTGGTGGAATAAGAGTGTTTTTGGTGATCTTTTTGCCAAACTTGCTGAGGCGGAGCAGGCTGTCCGGATTGCTGAGGCAGATTGCGAGGCTGCTCCTTCGGATTTGCATTGGACTAGTTTGTCCAATTGCAATGCTGATCTTGCTAGGgttaccgccatggaggcggatttttggcggCAAAAAGCCGCTTGTAGGtggttagaggatggtgagaagaacaccaaactcttccaCAATATGGTCAAGAAAAAAAGGGTGGCTAATAAAATCTTTCGTATTTGGGATAATGGCTCTTGCATTACTTCCCCTGAGCTTATTCAGCAGTCTGGGGCCGCCTTTTTTCAAAACCTGCTTACTGGGGATCCTTTTGTGCTTTCTTGCCCGGATTTTTCTGATTTCCCCTTGGTGATCTCGGATTTGGAGAACGCAAATATTGCTGCCCCTCCTTCTTTGGAGGAG gatgtttttgatgcGGTCCTGGATTTCTTTCGGGGTAGTCCCTTGCCACAGGGgtttactgccaccacgatcACATTGATTCCCAAAGTCATGGGAGCTCAGGCTTGGTCGGACTTTCGTCCTATCAGCTTGTGTAATGTGACTAATAAGATAATTTCCAAACTTTTATATTCTCGGCTGAAGGAGGTGGCGGAGAGGCTGGTTTCGTGGAATCAGAGTGGCTTTGTTCCAGGGCGG GGTCCAATGGTCTTTTCTGTTGGATGTCTTGAGGCATTATGGCTTTTCAGAGCAG ttaatatcaatggttcaCTCACTGGATTCTTTGGATCCACTAGGGGTCTCCGGCAGGGCGACCCTTTGTCCccacttcttttcattttgggggcagAGTACCTTTCGCGTGGTCTTGATCGTCTTTATCGTCAGTATCCTGCGATTAGGTACCGATCTGGTTGTGATCTCCTTCTTTCCCAcctggcctatgctgatgatatcattatttttgccaatggtgggacTCGTGAGATGAACAGTCTCATGGATTTTTTGCATCACTATGAAAACTGCTCGGGGCAGTTGGTGAATGCAGTTAAGAGTGTCAttattttgcctccgaggtgttCTGGTCGTACTCGTTCCCGTCTCCTTCGTATCACTGGGTTTGGGGAGGGTTGTTTTCCTATCAAATACCTCGGAGTTCCTTTGTTTCGTGGGAATAGAGTTTGCTCTCTTTTTGATCCCCTTGTGCAGATGGTGAGTAAGAAGTTGGAGGGTTGGGAGCTTAAAACTCTTTCCCCGGGGAGCCGTATGACTCTCCTTAGGAGTGTCCTCCTTTCGGTTCCCATTTACATGTTCCAGGTAGTCCAGCCACCTCTGGCAGTTATGGAGAGGCTTGAGAATGTTTTCAATGGTTTCCTGTGGGGATCCAGATCCTTGGataagaaatggcattgggcgaGGTGGTCTCGTGCATGTCTTCCTGTCTCTGAAGGGGGTCTTGGATTTCGCAGGCTCAAAGATATtgtggatagcttctccattAAATTATGGTTTCGTTTTCGTCAAGGTTCATCCCTATGGGCCAAATTCATGATGAGAAAATACTGCCAGTTGGTGCATCCAGCTTATGTTTCATCTGCTGGgttcatttctcccacttggcgtcGTTTGCTTAAGATTAGGGCTCGTGCTGAATCTGGCATTCGATGGAGAATTGGGGTGGGAGATGTTGCTTTTTGGGATGACATCTGGTGTGGGGATGTTCCCTTGTCTAGTCAGGTCCTGCTTAGGGGGGATCGGGGTGTCCGTGTTTCTCACTTTCTTTCAGATGGGGCTTGGGATTTTGACCTTCTCTGCTCAGTTGTCCCACCCTCTGTTGCTGAGACTATTACTCTGATCCCTATTGCATCGGGGGAGCCCGATTCGGCTATTTGGGTGCATAGTTCTGACGGTGTTTTTTCGCTGAAATCCGCATGGGAGCTTGTCCGCTTGAGAGACCAAGTTTCTGATATCTTCACTCCTTGCTGGGGCAGTTGGCTGAGGCCTACTATGTCTTTCTTCCTCTGgaggttttggcatcaatggCTTCCAGTTGACGATGTGCTCCAGCGTCGTGGTTTCGAGCTGGCGTCtaaatgtcagtgttgtgagatgCCTGAGACATTCACGCACATTTTCATTGATAGCCCTCTTGCCAGGTCTGTATGGCATTACTTTGGGGCTGTTTTTCATGTCCGTATTCCCCTTACCAGTGATTTCAGACTCTTCCTCAGTGCTTGGAAGAGGCATCCGGGGTGGACTCCTAGGGGCCACGTGAAGGAGTTTTTGCCTTTCATTGTTTTatggtttctctggacggctcgTAACGATGCGAAACACCGTCATTTGCACATTTCCGCGGAGACTGTTaagtctcagattttgtcttatttGCGCCTCGCTCACGCTGCGTCTACTGTTAAGCCCATGCACTGGCGGGGTGTTTTGCAGGCTGCGAGGGCTATGGGGATTTTTGTTCAGTTGCGTAGGGCTCGTAAACTGACGATTGTTCGTTGGTTGCGGCCGCCGTTCGGGTGTTTTAAATTGAATGtagatgggagttcgagaggtAGTCCTGGGGATTCTACTGTTGGTGGGGTTGTTCGTGACTCTTCTGGGCATGTG ACACTTGCACATGATGTGTGTATTCTTGTTTGTTCTGAGTGGGTCTCTGCCCTATTTCTGTTGGTGCTTTCCTTTGGCACATTCATGGTTCCTGGAGGGCGTTTACTGCTGGTTCTCCTTGGCCGCCGTATCAGTTATTGTAGAGGTGTTTGCTGGATGTCATGGTGGATTCATGGGGTGCTTTCTAAAGGATCCTCTGCTTCTTATGACATGTTCGTCAGACTCCTACTTCATGGGATCGAGATCTCTGCTCTTTTGATTCAGATGCTAGATATCCTTTGTTCTGGCGGGATTGCGATCTATATATTACTCTGTGATCGCCATTATTGGACTCTCCAGGATGATAGCTCCGGGATGAGAGCTTTTGCATGGACTCTGCGATCATCTCGCCATTATCATTTTGTCTTCCTCAGCATGCGGTTCATAGCGCTTCTCCTTTTTGATTAG